The Centroberyx gerrardi isolate f3 chromosome 7, fCenGer3.hap1.cur.20231027, whole genome shotgun sequence genome contains a region encoding:
- the ddx47 gene encoding putative ATP-dependent RNA helicase DDX47, producing MADDSEQSGKLKTDETLEGSSSDDDNTDVISGENDEAVKTFKDLGVTEVLCEACDQLGWKSPTKIQIEAIPVALQGKDVIGLAETGSGKTGAFALPILQSLLSSAQRLHTLVLTPTRELAFQISEQFEALGSSIGVKCAVIVGGIDMMSQSLVLAKKPHIVIATPGRLIDHMENTKGFSLRALKFLVMDEADRILNMDFETEVDKILKVIPRDRRTFLFSATMTKKVQKLQRAALKDPVKCAVSTKYSTVDKLQQYYIFIPSKYKDCYLVSILNELAGNSFIIFCSTCNNAQRVALLLRNLGITAIPLHGQMSQNKRLGALNKFKSKSRSVLLATDVASRGLDIPHVDCVINYDIPTHSKDYIHRVGRTARAGRSGKSITFVTQYDVELFQRIETLIGKKLPAFPTQEEEVMMLVERVSEAQRFARLEMKEQGEKRKRPRGRDGDEDDTEQASGVRRKVKGGAGAAAVVGGGGGGGKGKRGGGAWRGGR from the exons ATGGCGGACGACTCGGAGCAAAGTGGGAAGctaaaaacagatgaaacacTCGAAGGTTCGAGTAGTGATGATGATAACACTGATGTTATTAGCGGCGAAAACGATGAGGCAGTGAAGACCTTCAAGGATCTG GGAGTCACCGAGGTCCTCTGTGAGGCTTGTGATCAGCTGGGATGGAAGAGTCCAACCAAGATTCAGATAGAAGCCATACCTGTAGCCCTGCAAG GGAAGGATGTCATTGGCCTGGCAGAGACTGGTTCAGGGAAGACGGGTGCCTTTGCCCTGCCCATCCTCCAGTCGCTGCTCTCCTCGGCCCAGAGGCTTCACACGCTGGTCCTCACCCCCACCAGAGAGCTGGCCTTTCAGATCTCTGAGCAGTTTGAGGCCCTGGGATCCAGCATCGGTGTCAAGTGTG CTGTCATAGTCGGAGGAATTGATATGATGTCCCAGTCCTTGGTTTTGGCTAAAAAACCACACATTGTTATCG CCACTCCCGGCCGGCTGATAGACCACATGGAGAACACCAAGGGCTTCTCCCTGCGAGCGCTCAAGTTCCTGGTCATGGACGAGGCGGACAGAATCCTCAACATGGACTTTGAGACGGAG GTGGATAAAATCTTGAAGGTGATTCCCAGAGACAGACGCACCTTCCTCTTCTCTGCCACCATGACCAAAAAG GTCCAGAAACTACAGAGAGCCGCTCTGAAGGATCCTGTGAAATGTGCAGTATCTACTAAATACTCCACAGTAGACAAGCTGCAGCAATACTACATCTTCATTCCATCCAAGTACAAG gACTGTTACCTGGTGTCCATCCTGAACGAGCTGGCCGGGAACTCGTTTATCATTTTCTGCAGCACGTGCAACAACGCCCAGCGGGTGGCGCTGTTGTTAAGGAACCTCGGCATCACTGCCATCCCACTGCATGGCCAGATGAGCCAG aACAAACGTCTGGGAGCGCTGAACAAGTTCAAGTCCAAGTCTCGGTCGGTGCTGCTGGCGACTGACGTGGCGTCCCGTGGTCTGGACATACCGCACGTCGACTGTGTCATCAACTACGACATCCCCACTCACTCCAAG GACTACATCCACAGAGTGGGGCGAACAGCCAGAGCGGGGCGTTCTGGGAAATCCATCACTTTTGTCACTCA GTATGACGTGGAGCTGTTCCAGCGAATTGAAACCCTGATTGGGAAGAAACTTCCCGCCTTCCCCAcccaggaagaggaagtgatgaTGCTGGTGGAGCGAGTCAGCGAGGCCCAGAGATTTGCCAGACTG GAAATGAAGGAGCAaggtgagaagaggaaaaggcccagaggaagagatggagacgAGGACGACACAGAGCAAGCCAGCGGAGTCAGGAGGAAAGTgaaaggaggagcaggagcagcagcagttgttggaggaggaggaggaggtggaaaaggaaagaggggTGGAGGAGCCTGGAGGGGAGGCCGCTGA
- the wbp11 gene encoding WW domain-binding protein 11: MGRRSTSSTKSGKFMNPTDQARKEARKRELKKNKKQRMMVRAAVLKMKDPRQIIKDMEKLDEMEFNPVQQPLLNEKVLRDKRKKLRETFERIVRLYERENPDTYKELRKLELDYETKRGQLSLYFDSVKNAESVEVDSIPLPEMPHAPSSILIQDIPLPGAQPPSILKKNTSFGKGSLSSSSGPVSAAVAGVPRLPPGKKPPGPPPGPPPPQVLALYGIPARRAYGTDAEPSIPGLEKESAMEVGRERDSGSESDRDGDDVEDDDSDSEEDSEGERDEGADGDRRMSVDRQDDERGREEDRGDRHANRSVRFADMPPVAPREGRRKKKRVVKKTKAITPLQAMMLRMAGQSVPEEEEEEEVEEEYTDESDNSDIEDRGPPGDNQSHLIPNQRLPPPAGPMGGQQGPPHLPGPPMTGPPPLGPPPAPPMRPPGPPSGPPPGPPPGAPPFLRPPGIPGGLRGPMPRLLPPGPPPGRPPGPPPGPPPGLPPGPPPRGPPPRLPPPAPPGIPPPPPRAGGPPRPLAPPLSLFPPPLNSNVLSAPPSIVQRQKGSGSNQEGSQSNMPPPAMPMPMRPGVMQMPPPPGTAAPSAGANPGSNPPSHHHAATIEKRANITSVAAGGGGLAPGAGSGGATISAKPQIINPKAEVTRFVPTALRVRRDKSGAVPGAAPGPLEKAGGGGRRGDDGMGVGLGLKQQATAAPMGHANPAQMGAVPQPNMKTKDQVYEAFMREMEGLL, from the exons AACAAGAAGCAGAGGATGATGGTGAGAGCTGCTGTGCTGAAGATGAAGGACCCCAGACAGATCATCAAGGACATGGAGAAGCTGGATGAGATGG AGTTCAACCCGGTGCAGCAGCCCTTGCTGAATGAGAAGGTGTTGAGGGACAAAAGGAAGAAGCTCCGTGAGACGTTTGAGCGTATCGTCCGTctctatgagagagagaatcctgACACCTACAAAGAGCTACGCAAACTGGAGCTGGACTATGAGACGAAGCGAGGACAGCTGTCTCTCTATTTTGACTCAGTCAAG AATGCAGAGTCAGTGGAGGTAGACAGTATTCCTCTGCCAGAGATGCCTCACGCCCCCTCTAGTATCCTCATCCAGGACATCCCGTTGCCAGGGGCTCAGCCTCCCTCCATACTGAAGAAGAACACCTCTTTTGG tAAAGGATCTCTATCGTCATCCTCTGGACCAGTGTCGGCAGCAGTGGCAGGCGTCCCTCGTTTGCCCCCAGGGAAGAAACCCCCTGGTCCCCCACCTGGCCCCCCGCCCCCACAGGTCCTGGCACTATACGGCATTCCTGCTCGGCGCGCTTATGGCACAGACGCAG AACCTTCCATTCCTGGTTTAGAAAAAGAATCCGCTATGGAGGTgggaagagaaagggacagCGGCAGCGAGAGCGACAGGGATGGGGATGATGTGGAGGATGACGACAGCGACTCTGAGGAggacagtgaaggagagagagatgaaggagcgGACGGTGACCGGAGGATGAGTGTGGACAGGCAGGACgatgagaggggaagagaggaggatagaggCGATAGACATGCCA ATCGGAGTGTACGTTTCGCAGATATGCCTCCAGTGGCACCccgggaaggaaggaggaagaaaaagagggtgGTGAAGAAGACCAAGGCCATCACGCCTCTGCAGGCCATGATGCTTAGGATGGCAG GTCAGTCCGTtcctgaagaggaggaggaagaagaggtagaagaaGAATACACAGACGAGTCAGACAACTCAGACATTGAGGACAGGGGCCCGCCTGGAGACAACCAATCTCACCTTATACCCAATCAGCGTCTACCCCCTCCTGCTGGGCCAATGGGAGGGCAGCAAGGGCCTCCACACTTACCAGGTCCGCCAATGACAGGGCCCCCACCGCTGGGACCGCCCCCAGCTCCTCCGATGAGGCCCCCCGGTCCACCTTCTGGCCCGCCTCCTGGCCCACCACCTG GTGCACCTCCGTTCTTGAGGCCTCCTGGTATACCTGGAGGCCTGAGGGGTCCAATGCCTCGCCTGCTGCCTCCGGGACCCCCACCGGGTCGGCCCCCTGGCCCTCCTCCAGGCCCCCCTCCTGGCCTCCCGCCTGGCCCCCCACCAAGAGGACCCCCTCCCAGACTACCACCCCCAGCAccaccag GtatcccacctcctcccccaaGAGCCGGGGGGCCCCCTCGTCCCCTCGCCCCACCCCTGTCCCTCTTCCCTCCGCCCCTCAACTCCAACGTGCTCAGCGCTCCCCCCAGCATCGTCCAGCGGCAAAAAGGCTCCGGCTCCAACCAGGAGGGCTCTCAGAGCAACATGCCCCCTCCTGCCATGCCCATGCCCATGCGCCCGGGGGTCATGCAGATGCCCCCTCCCCCGGGGACAGCCGCCCCCTCTGCGGGCGCCAACCCCGGCAGCAACCCCCCCAGCCACCACCACGCGGCCACGATCGAAAAGCGAGCCAACATCACCTCTGTCGCAGCCGGAGGGGGCGGCCTGGCACCGGGCGCCGGCTCTGGGGGAGCCACCATCTCTGCCAAACCTCAAATTATCAACCCCAAGGCGGAGGTCACCCGCTTCGTGCCCACGGCGCTGAGGGTGCGTAGGGACAAGAGCGGAGCGGTGCCTGGGGCAGCACCAGGGCCGCTGGAGAAAgcgggaggtggaggaaggaggggggatgATGGGATGGGTGTTGGCCTGGGGCTGAAACAGCAGGCCACGGCGGCTCCTATGGGCCACGCCAACCCTGCCCAGATGGGTGCTGTGCCTCAGCCCAACATGAAGACTAAGGACCAGGTGTATGAAGCCTTtatgagggagatggagggactGCTCTGA